From Tripterygium wilfordii isolate XIE 37 chromosome 13, ASM1340144v1, whole genome shotgun sequence, the proteins below share one genomic window:
- the LOC120013105 gene encoding uncharacterized protein LOC120013105 isoform X2 yields the protein MARKGNQAKNGLDRHTSKNKKRGLDSSCVVPNMQGREQAGEGKFFPGGELPNDHQTGTPCGDSGSGTCCTGDENKSRRNSWRSQRKEKQVIDAVQGVEQPLPPGGSSTLSENPGVQEENGDPPLSNCGPRHTKGGLGYRLCGQAKTMLENVDFSNISVVRNLREFVVSISKSAGEWLGRQGPLFVTLKMKMNIAHDYVGLKIQQAYPFVLKWLMNFGNIMLLLSVVWLDCTLRGIDSFLRMGTTSFFSVLWCSILSAMAMVGWFKFLIVLAISAFVTLFVGLTLGILIIGISGTVFLWFYGSFWTTALVIFLGGLAFMLSQERLALLITTVYSVYSAWTYVGWLGLLLGLNLSFISSDILIYILSKNLNQQRRTNGHHEQTAGMQGQSGFFNSESEHPPSFETSPGLSADRGPGVPSTSGVDSELNSEEEVVRLLNCTDHYSALGLPLYENVDVSLLKREYRKKAMLVHPDKNMGNEKAAEAFKKLQNAYEVLLDSLKRKTYDDELRREELLNYFRKFQSTSQQNGRNGFFSSGFSRSEADGEDPLGESRRIACKKCSNFHIWIQTRKSKSRARWCQDCNDFHQAKDGDGWVEQSSQPFFFGLLQKVDTPTAYVCADSKIYNATEWYICQEMRCPANSHKPSFHVNSSVTSKHNSSKGSSSGQRGSRAPKPNVEETMTEEEFFEWFQNAVQTGMFESFNDSTSTESPSPRAGNGPKSGGSKRKKKGKKQW from the exons ATGGCTCGGAAAGGTAATCAAGCAAAAAATGGACTTGATCGCCATacgtccaaaaacaaaaaaagaggttTAGATTCAAGCTGTGTGGTGCCAAATATGCAAGGACGGGAGCAGGCTGGCGAAGGGAAATTTTTCCCTGGAGGGGAACTTCCAAATGACCACCAGACAGGCACACCTTGTGGGGATAGTGGTAGTGGAACCTGCTGTACAGGAGATGAAAATAAAAGTAGACGAAATTCCTGGAGATCtcaaagaaaagagaagcaaGTGATAGATGCAGTTCAGGGTGTTGAGCAGCCATTACCTCCTGGTGGCAGCAGTACTTTGAGCGAAAATCCTGGTGTCCAAGAAGAAAATGGAGATCCACCTCTTAGTAACTGTGGTCCTAGACATACAAAAGGTGGATTGGGTTACAGGCTCTGTGGGCAAGCCAAAACAATGTTGGAGAATGTGGATTTTTCAAACATTTCGGTGGTTAGAAACTTGAGAGAATTTGTTGTGTCCATCTCAAAGTCAGCTGGTGAATGGCTAGGGAGGCAGGGACCGTTGTTTGTTACGctcaaaatgaaaatgaatattGCTCATGATTATGTTGGACTGAAGATTCAGCAAGCATATCCTTTCGTGTTGAAATGGCTGATGAATTTTGGGAATATAATGCTTCTTTTATCTGTGGTTTGGTTGGACTGTACTCTTCGAGGCATTGATTCCTTTCTACGCATGGGGACAACATCCTTTTTCTCTGTTCTTTGGTGTAGCATTCTCTCAGCAATGGCTATGGTTGGGTGGTTCAAGTTCCTTATTGTCTTG GCTATATCTGCTTTTGTCACGCTGTTTGTTGGTCTCACCCTTGGAATTTTAATAATTGGTATTTCTGGAACTGTTTTCTTGTGGTTCTATggaagcttttggacaacagcaCTTGTCATATTCCTTGGAG GTTTGGCGTTCATGTTAAGCCAAGAACGCTTGGCATTGTTGATTACCACTGTGTACTCTGTCTATAGTGCCTGGACGTATGTTGGATGGCTTGGTTTGCTTCTGGGTTTGAATTTGTCTTTCATCTCAAGTGACATTCTGATTTACATCCTGAGCAAAAACTTAAATCAGCAGAGAAGGACCAATGGACACCATGAACAAACTGCTGGAATGCAAGGTCAATCGGGCTTCTTTAACAGTGAGTCAGAGCATCCTCCATCCTTTGAAACTAGCCCAGGGTTATCAGCAGATCGTGGGCCTGGAGTTCCCTCAACCAGTGGAGTTGATTCTGAATTAAATTCTGAAGAGGAAGTTGTCCGATTGTTGAACTGTACTGATCACTATTCAGCATTGGGCTTGCCCCTGTATGAGAATGTGGATGTTTCTTTACTCAAGAGGGAATATAGGAAAAAG GCAATGCTGGTCCATCCTGATAAAAATATGGGTAACGAGAAGGCTGCAGAAGCTTTTAAGAAACTTCAAAACGCATATGAG GTTTTACTGGATTCCTTGAAACGAAAAACATATGATGATGAATTGAGGAGGGAAGAGCTGCTGAACTATTTTCGCAAGTTTCAAAGTACTTCGCAACAG AATGGACGAAatggtttcttttcttctggGTTCTCTCGCTCGGAGGCCGATGGTGAGGACCCATTGGGAGAGTCGAGAAGAATAGCATGCAAGAAGTGCAGCAACTTCCATATTTGGATACAAACCAGAAAATCGAAATCACGAGCAAGGTGGTGCCAG GACTGCAATGATTTTCACCAAGCAAAAGATGGAGATGGATGGGTTGAGCAATCTTCGCAACCCTTCTTCTTTGGATTATTGCAGAAG GTTGATACTCCAACAGCGTATGTTTGTGCTGACAGCAAGATATACAATGCCACTGAATGGTATATCTGTCAG gaaATGAGATGTCCGGCCAACTCTCACAAACCGAGTTTTCATGTAAACAGTAGTGTAACCTCCAAGCATAATTCCAGTAAG GGATCGAGTTCGGGACAGAGAGGCAGCCGGGCTCCAAAACCTAATGTGGAAGAGACGATGACAGAGGAAGAATTCTTCGAGTGGTTCCAAAATGCAGTGCAAACAGGAATGTTCGAGTCATTTAATGACAGCACATCTACTGAGAGTCCATCTCCCAGGGCTGGAAATGGTCCCAAGAGTGGCGGCagcaagaggaagaaaaaggggAAGAAGCAATGGTGA
- the LOC120011726 gene encoding uncharacterized protein LOC120011726: MSQATTFEDLKAKAEVYYGDEICREKFRHLLTEIGFPDGLVITLQEIEEYGHVRDTGFVWLKHKKKNKEEKKKNEFFKFDNIFIWHDTEVTAYFEPNKIKNLTGVKAKDFLIWITLSEIYVNGDHGAASPSSMITFRTPAGLSKSFPSSVFELGNTPLMVHKEIAEAKEGDSSKIEM, translated from the coding sequence ATGTCCCAAGCAACAACATTTGAAGACCTGAAAGCTAAAGCTGAGGTGTACTATGGAGATGAGATATGCAGAGAGAAGTTTAGGCATCTGTTAACGGAGATAGGGTTCCCTGATGGGTTGGTTATAACTCTTCAAGAGATAGAGGAATATGGTCATGTGAGGGACACTGGCTTTGTTTGGCTCAAgcacaagaagaagaataaggaggagaagaagaagaatgagttCTTCAAGTTTGATAACATATTTATCTGGCATGACACAGAAGTCACAGCCTATTTTGAGCCCAACAAGATCAAGAATCTCACTGGTGTTAAGGCAAAGGATTTCTTGATTTGGATTACTTTGAGTGAAATTTATGTAAATGGTGATCATGGAGCTGCTTCTCCATCATCAATGATCACTTTCAGAACTCCAGCTGGGTTGTCGAAGTCATTTCCTTCGTCTGTCTTTGAGCTTGGGAATACTCCTCTCATGGTCCATAAGGAGATTGCAGAAGCAAAGGAGGGAGATTCCTCCAAAATTGAAATGTAA
- the LOC120011725 gene encoding beta-glucosidase-like SFR2, chloroplastic encodes MAFLQLFVAATKVAGLLITVTVASHAFSFSRFKRKNLRPFRSPIDETADTLAVFNVDGGENEFFFGLATAPAHVEDHLDDAWLQFAEESPCDKSNSHEGGTQADALIGSAAADGGSHQACLLEKEAKRTMKKKKPMKIAMEAMIRGFEKFIEEEEEVSTSSEGCHHNVAAWHNVPHPEERLRFWSDPDTELKLAKDTGISIFRMGIDWTRIMPEEPVNGLKQTVNYAALERYKWIINRVRSYGMKVMLTLFHHSLPPWAGEYGGWKMEKTIDYFMDFTRLVVDTVSDMVDYWVTFNEPHVFCMLTYCAGAWPGGHPDMLEVVTSALPKGVFQQALHWMAIAHSKAYDYIHEKSMISNPLVGAAHHVSFMRPYGLFDIAAVSLANSLTLFPYLDSISDKMDYIGINYYGQEVVSGAGLKLVETDEYSESGRGVYPDGLYRMLIQFHERYKHLNVPFIISENGVSDGTDMIRRPYLLEHLLAIHAAMIMGVPVLGYLFWTISDNWEWADGYGPKFGLVAVDRANGLARIPRPSYHLFTKVATTGKITREDRAHVWRELLGAAKEKKKRPFYRAVDKHGLMYAGGLDQPIERPYIERDWRFGHYEMDGLQDPFSSIARCILRPFSTNRKSISENDDTDLVLQPLELSL; translated from the exons ATGGCATTTTTGCAACTCTTTGTGGCGGCCACGAAGGTCGCCGGGCTCTTAATAACTGTGACGGTTGCTTCCCACGCCTTCTCCTTCTCTCGTTTCAAGAGAAAGAATCTCCGCCCGTTCCGCTCACCTATTGATGAAACTGCAGATACTCTCGCCGTTTTCAACGTTGATG GAGGGGAAAATGAATTTTTCTTTGGATTGGCAACTGCACCGGCTCACGTCGAAGACCACCTTGATGATGCTTGGCTTCAGTTTGCTGAAGAAAGCCCTTGTGACAAATCAAACTCCCATGAAGGAGGGACGCAAGCTGATGCACTGATTGGCTCGGCTGCGGCGGATGGTGGGTCTCACCAAGCTTGCTTGTTGGAGAAAGAAGCTAAAAGGAccatgaagaaaaagaagcctATGAAGATAGCCATGGAAGCCATGATCCGAGGGTTTGAGAAATTCatcgaagaggaagaagaagtttCCACATCAAGTGAAGGATGCCATCACAATGTAGCTGCATGGCACAATGTTCCACACCC GGAAGAGAGGCTAAGATTTTGGTCTGATCCTGATACAGAACTGAAGCTTGCAAAAGATACTGGCATCAGCATATTTAGAATGGGAATAGATTGGACAAGGATCATGCCTGAGGAACCAGTCAATGGGCTCAAACAAACT GTTAATTATGCAGCACTGGAGCGATATAAGTGGATCATCAATAGGGTTCGCTCATATGGAATGAAGGTGATGCTCACCTTGTTCCACCACTCATTGCCACCATGGGCTGGAGAGTATGGTGGGTGGAAGATGGAGAAAACTATTGATTACTTCATGGATTTTACGag GCTTGTTGTTGACACTGTATCAGATATGGTAGACTATTGGGTGACATTTAATGAGCCTCACGTCTTTTGTATGCTTACTTATTGTGCTGGTGCTTGGCCTGGTGGTCATCCTGATATGCTGGAGGTCGTCACTTCTGCTCTACCAAAGGGTGTTTTCCAACAAGCCCTGCATTGGATGGCAATTGCACATTCAAAGGCCTATGACTATATTCATGAGAAAAG CATGATATCAAATCCTTTAGTTGGAGCAGCACATCATGTCTCTTTCATGCGCCCATATGGTCTTTTTGATATAGCCGCTGTTTCTCTGGCTAATTCCCTGACCCTCTTCCCTTACTTGGACTCCATCTCTGACAAGATGGATTATATAGGCATAAACTATTATggacag GAAGTAGTCTCTGGTGCTGGATTGAAGCTAGTGGAGACTGATGAGTATAGTGAATCTGGACGTGGAGTGTATCCCGATGGCCTGTATCGCATGCTGATTCAGTTCCATGAAAGATACAAACATCTAAATGTTCCATTCATTATTAGTGAAAATGGTGTTTCTGATGGGACAGATATGATACGTCGGCCATACCTCTTGGAGCATTTACTTGCTATTCATGCCGCAATGATTATG GGTGTCCCTGTGCTTGGCTACTTATTCTGGACTATTTCTGACAACTGGGAGTGGGCTGATGGATATGGTCCCAAGTTTGGATTGGTAGCAGTTGATCGTGCCAATGGGCTTGCTCGAATTCCACGTCCTTCATACCATCTATTTACCAAG GTGGCGACTACTGGTAAAATTACACGTGAAGATCGGGCACATGTGTGGAGGGAACTCCTAGGAGCtgcaaaggagaaaaagaaacggCCATTTTATCGAGCTGTTGATAAACATGGCTTAATGTATGCTG GAGGCCTTGACCAACCTATAGAACGACCTTATATCGAGCGAGATTGGCGTTTTGGGCACTATGAGATGGATGGTCTGCAGGACCCATTTAGCTCCATAGCAAGATGCATTCTCCGACCATTTTCCACAAACAGGAAAAGTATATCTGAAAACGATGACACTGATTTGGTTCTTCAGCCTCTTGAACTTAGTTTATGA
- the LOC120013833 gene encoding LOW QUALITY PROTEIN: desiccation-related protein PCC13-62-like (The sequence of the model RefSeq protein was modified relative to this genomic sequence to represent the inferred CDS: inserted 2 bases in 1 codon) — protein sequence MTPSKSPITLTILASLILHLLPNSCCFEIEIDYVNAVPVPDCDVDLLEFPLNLEYLEAEFFLFGSLGFGLDKVAPNLTSGGPPPIGVRKANLDPFTRDXQEVGHLRAIKNTVKGFPRPLLDLSAKSFAKVVDKAFGRPLSPPFDPYCNSINYLLASYLIPYVGLTGYVGANPKLQGSVSKRLVAGLLGVESGQDAVIRAYLYRRRLEPVQPYGISVAEFTERFSDLRNKLGRKGLKDEGLIVPLVRGAEGKTKGNVLAGDQFSLSYDRTPEEILRIVYGTGNEGLPGGFFPKGGDGRIAKSHLHKA from the exons ATGACACCGTCCAAATCCCCTATCACTCTTACCATTCTTGCATCCCTGATCCTCCACTTGCTGCCAAACTCTTGTTGTTTTGAGATTGAAATAGATTATGTAAACGCCGTCCCCGTCCCAGATTGTGATGTTGATCTTCTTGAATTCCCTCTGAATTTAGAGTACCTGGAAGCtgagtttttcttgtttggcTCATTGGGTTTTGGTTTAGACAAAGTTGCTCCAAATTTAACCTCTGGAGGTCCCCCGCCGATTGGGGTTCGAAAGGCTAATCTGGACCCTTTCACCAGAGA ACAAGAAGTCGGACACTTGAG GGCAATTAAGAATACTGTGAAAGGATTTCCAAGGCCATTGTTGGATTTGAGTGCAAAATCATTTGCAAAGGTGGTTGATAAGGCATTTGGGAGGCCATTATCTCCACCTTTTGACCCATATTGCAACAGCATCAACTACCTTCTTGCATCCTATTTGATTCCTTATGTTGGATTAACTGGATATGTTGGAGCAAACCCCAAACTTCAAGGATCTGTCTCAAAAAGG CTTGTTGCAGGCCTTCTAGGTGTGGAGTCTGGCCAAGATGCAGTCATCCGAGCATATCTATACCGGCGACGACTAGAGCCGGTGCAACCATACGGAATATCTGTGGCAGAGTTCACAGAACGTTTTTCAGATCTAAGGAATAAATTAGGACGCAAAGGTTTGAAAGATGAAGGGCTTATAGTTCCCCTAGTACGAGGTGCAGAGGGAAAGACTAAAGGCAATGTCCTTGCAGGAGACCAATTCTCTCTTTCATATGACAGGACACCAGAGGAGATACTCAGAATTGTGTATGGAACAGGTAATGAAGGTCTTCCCGGAGGTTTTTTCCCAAAAGGAGGAGATGGTCGAATTGCCAAATCACATTTACACAAAGCATGA
- the LOC120013105 gene encoding uncharacterized protein LOC120013105 isoform X1 produces the protein MARKGNQAKNGLDRHTSKNKKRGLDSSCVVPNMQGREQAGEGKFFPGGELPNDHQTGTPCGDSGSGTCCTGDENKSRRNSWRSQRKEKQVIDAVQGVEQPLPPGGSSTLSENPGVQEENGDPPLSNCGPRHTKGGLGYRLCGQAKTMLENVDFSNISVVRNLREFVVSISKSAGEWLGRQGPLFVTLKMKMNIAHDYVGLKIQQAYPFVLKWLMNFGNIMLLLSVVWLDCTLRGIDSFLRMGTTSFFSVLWCSILSAMAMVGWFKFLIVLAISAFVTLFVGLTLGILIIGISGTVFLWFYGSFWTTALVIFLGGLAFMLSQERLALLITTVYSVYSAWTYVGWLGLLLGLNLSFISSDILIYILSKNLNQQRRTNGHHEQTAGMQGQSGFFNSESEHPPSFETSPGLSADRGPGVPSTSGVDSELNSEEEVVRLLNCTDHYSALGLPLYENVDVSLLKREYRKKAMLVHPDKNMGNEKAAEAFKKLQNAYEVLLDSLKRKTYDDELRREELLNYFRKFQSTSQQNGRNGFFSSGFSRSEADGEDPLGESRRIACKKCSNFHIWIQTRKSKSRARWCQDCNDFHQAKDGDGWVEQSSQPFFFGLLQKVDTPTAYVCADSKIYNATEWYICQEMRCPANSHKPSFHVNSSVTSKHNSSKGSSSGQREHNSSKGSSSGQRGSRAPKPNVEETMTEEEFFEWFQNAVQTGMFESFNDSTSTESPSPRAGNGPKSGGSKRKKKGKKQW, from the exons ATGGCTCGGAAAGGTAATCAAGCAAAAAATGGACTTGATCGCCATacgtccaaaaacaaaaaaagaggttTAGATTCAAGCTGTGTGGTGCCAAATATGCAAGGACGGGAGCAGGCTGGCGAAGGGAAATTTTTCCCTGGAGGGGAACTTCCAAATGACCACCAGACAGGCACACCTTGTGGGGATAGTGGTAGTGGAACCTGCTGTACAGGAGATGAAAATAAAAGTAGACGAAATTCCTGGAGATCtcaaagaaaagagaagcaaGTGATAGATGCAGTTCAGGGTGTTGAGCAGCCATTACCTCCTGGTGGCAGCAGTACTTTGAGCGAAAATCCTGGTGTCCAAGAAGAAAATGGAGATCCACCTCTTAGTAACTGTGGTCCTAGACATACAAAAGGTGGATTGGGTTACAGGCTCTGTGGGCAAGCCAAAACAATGTTGGAGAATGTGGATTTTTCAAACATTTCGGTGGTTAGAAACTTGAGAGAATTTGTTGTGTCCATCTCAAAGTCAGCTGGTGAATGGCTAGGGAGGCAGGGACCGTTGTTTGTTACGctcaaaatgaaaatgaatattGCTCATGATTATGTTGGACTGAAGATTCAGCAAGCATATCCTTTCGTGTTGAAATGGCTGATGAATTTTGGGAATATAATGCTTCTTTTATCTGTGGTTTGGTTGGACTGTACTCTTCGAGGCATTGATTCCTTTCTACGCATGGGGACAACATCCTTTTTCTCTGTTCTTTGGTGTAGCATTCTCTCAGCAATGGCTATGGTTGGGTGGTTCAAGTTCCTTATTGTCTTG GCTATATCTGCTTTTGTCACGCTGTTTGTTGGTCTCACCCTTGGAATTTTAATAATTGGTATTTCTGGAACTGTTTTCTTGTGGTTCTATggaagcttttggacaacagcaCTTGTCATATTCCTTGGAG GTTTGGCGTTCATGTTAAGCCAAGAACGCTTGGCATTGTTGATTACCACTGTGTACTCTGTCTATAGTGCCTGGACGTATGTTGGATGGCTTGGTTTGCTTCTGGGTTTGAATTTGTCTTTCATCTCAAGTGACATTCTGATTTACATCCTGAGCAAAAACTTAAATCAGCAGAGAAGGACCAATGGACACCATGAACAAACTGCTGGAATGCAAGGTCAATCGGGCTTCTTTAACAGTGAGTCAGAGCATCCTCCATCCTTTGAAACTAGCCCAGGGTTATCAGCAGATCGTGGGCCTGGAGTTCCCTCAACCAGTGGAGTTGATTCTGAATTAAATTCTGAAGAGGAAGTTGTCCGATTGTTGAACTGTACTGATCACTATTCAGCATTGGGCTTGCCCCTGTATGAGAATGTGGATGTTTCTTTACTCAAGAGGGAATATAGGAAAAAG GCAATGCTGGTCCATCCTGATAAAAATATGGGTAACGAGAAGGCTGCAGAAGCTTTTAAGAAACTTCAAAACGCATATGAG GTTTTACTGGATTCCTTGAAACGAAAAACATATGATGATGAATTGAGGAGGGAAGAGCTGCTGAACTATTTTCGCAAGTTTCAAAGTACTTCGCAACAG AATGGACGAAatggtttcttttcttctggGTTCTCTCGCTCGGAGGCCGATGGTGAGGACCCATTGGGAGAGTCGAGAAGAATAGCATGCAAGAAGTGCAGCAACTTCCATATTTGGATACAAACCAGAAAATCGAAATCACGAGCAAGGTGGTGCCAG GACTGCAATGATTTTCACCAAGCAAAAGATGGAGATGGATGGGTTGAGCAATCTTCGCAACCCTTCTTCTTTGGATTATTGCAGAAG GTTGATACTCCAACAGCGTATGTTTGTGCTGACAGCAAGATATACAATGCCACTGAATGGTATATCTGTCAG gaaATGAGATGTCCGGCCAACTCTCACAAACCGAGTTTTCATGTAAACAGTAGTGTAACCTCCAAGCATAATTCCAGTAAGGGATCGAGTTCGGGACAGAGAGAGCATAATTCCAGTAAGGGATCGAGTTCGGGACAGAGAGGCAGCCGGGCTCCAAAACCTAATGTGGAAGAGACGATGACAGAGGAAGAATTCTTCGAGTGGTTCCAAAATGCAGTGCAAACAGGAATGTTCGAGTCATTTAATGACAGCACATCTACTGAGAGTCCATCTCCCAGGGCTGGAAATGGTCCCAAGAGTGGCGGCagcaagaggaagaaaaaggggAAGAAGCAATGGTGA
- the LOC120012101 gene encoding coiled-coil domain-containing protein 1, producing the protein MESLIHGSSSIFLTKQIISGGNSVNRSSSFKNGHGWSFSPQKLSFGLRKAVIVGAKKDNKNKKEDTHSFIPKPDEATGYFPEAVLLKEKKVQEDGRVLPDFADAEEEELFELLNLQLQSESDVTQKRHYEVVYIIHEKHEEEVGSVNEKVQEFLREKKAKIWRLNDWGLRRLAYKIKKAKNGHYILMNFELEGQWINDFKTMLDKDERVIRHLVMKADEAITEDCPPPPEFHTLRAGMDDDDEEDDVDYDEDDGDVEYDDEEYGEEEVDGSIDDDDEDGVIASTFVCSEGRENESSNIKRRHEKVGR; encoded by the exons ATGGAGTCGCTCATACACGGTTCATCTTCAATTTTTCTCACTAAACAGATAATAAGTGGTGGGAATTCGGTAAACAGAAGCTCAAGCTTCAAAAATGGACATGGGTGGTCTTTTTCTCCTCAAAAGCTATCGTTTGGCCTCAGAAAAGCAGTCATAGTTGGGGCAAAGAAGgacaacaagaacaagaaggaAGATACTCACAGCTTCATTCCCAAACCTGATGAGGCAACTGGGTATTTCCCCGAAGCGGTACTTCTCAAAGAG AAGAAAGTTCAGGAAGATGGTAGAGTTCTCCCTGATTTTGCTGATGCCGAAGAGG AGGAGCTCTTCGAACTTCTGAACCTTCAGCTGCAGAGTGAATCAGATGTCACGCAGA AGCGCCACTATGAGGTTGTATATATAATTCATGAGAAGCATGAGGAAGAGGTTGGGAGTGTTAATGAGAAAGTTCAAG AATTTTTGAGGGAGAAGAAAGCCAAGATATGGAGACTGAATGATTGGGGTCTTCGAAGATTAGCATACAAGATAAAGAAAGCCAAGAATGGACATTACATCTTAATGAACTTTGAGTTGGAAGGCCAATGGATAAATGATTTCAAGACTATGTTAGACAAAGACGAAAGAGTCATTCGGCACCTTGTAATGAAGGCAGATGAGGCAATCACAGAGGATTGCCCGCCTCCACCTGAGTTCCACACATTGCGTGCTGGTATGGATGACGATGATGAAGAGGATGATGTAGattatgatgaagatgatggtgATGTAGAATAcgatgatgaagaatatggcgagGAGGAGGTTGATGGTTCtatcgatgatgatgatgaagatggtgTTATCGCCAGCACATTTGTATGTAGTGAAGGGAGAGAAAATGAATCAAGTAACATAAAAAGAAGACATGAGAAAGTAGGCAGGTAG